Proteins encoded within one genomic window of Buchnera aphidicola (Myzocallis carpini):
- a CDS encoding ribose-phosphate pyrophosphokinase encodes MLTMKIFSGNSILKLSQLIANELYNPLGNAKVNKFSDGEVNVEIHENVRGSDIFIIQSTCRPTNDNIMELAVMIDALRRASAGRITAVIPYFGYARQDRRIRSARVPITAKIVADFLSSVGVDRILTVDLHAEQIQGFFDVPVDNVFGSFVLLEDMLKRKLKNPIIVSPDIGGVVRARAIAKLLHDTEMAIIDKRRPKSNVAQVMHIIGDVHNRDCILVDDMIDTGGTLCKAAKALKKNGANKVLAYATHPVFSGNIFNNIRKKYLDEIIVCDTIPLPYNIYQQKKIRVLTISRMLAEAIRRINNEESISEMFDYQKYVKNYIKT; translated from the coding sequence ATACTTACTATGAAAATATTCTCTGGAAATTCAATTCTTAAACTATCACAATTAATTGCGAATGAATTATACAATCCTTTGGGTAACGCAAAAGTCAATAAATTTAGTGATGGAGAAGTTAACGTTGAAATTCATGAAAATGTTCGAGGAAGTGACATTTTTATTATTCAATCAACGTGTCGCCCTACTAACGATAATATTATGGAATTAGCAGTAATGATAGATGCTTTACGAAGAGCATCAGCAGGAAGAATTACTGCTGTTATTCCATATTTTGGATATGCAAGACAAGATCGTAGAATAAGATCCGCTAGAGTACCAATTACAGCAAAAATAGTAGCAGATTTTTTATCTAGTGTTGGAGTTGATCGTATTTTAACTGTTGATTTGCATGCTGAACAAATACAAGGTTTTTTTGATGTTCCCGTAGATAATGTTTTTGGAAGTTTTGTTTTATTAGAAGATATGCTAAAAAGAAAACTAAAAAACCCTATTATTGTATCACCTGATATTGGTGGTGTTGTAAGAGCTCGTGCAATTGCAAAATTATTACATGATACTGAAATGGCTATTATAGATAAAAGAAGACCAAAATCCAATGTCGCACAAGTGATGCATATTATTGGTGATGTACATAACAGAGATTGTATTTTAGTAGACGACATGATTGATACAGGAGGTACACTGTGCAAAGCAGCAAAAGCTTTAAAAAAAAATGGAGCTAATAAAGTATTAGCATATGCAACACACCCTGTTTTTTCCGGTAATATTTTCAATAACATAAGAAAAAAATATCTAGATGAAATTATTGTATGTGATACAATTCCTTTACCATATAATATATATCAACAAAAAAAAATTCGGGTGCTTACAATTTCTAGAATGTTAGCAGAAGCTATTCGACGTATTAATAACGAAGAATCTATTTCTGAAATGTTTGATTATCAAAAATATGTAAAAAATTACATAAAAACATAA
- a CDS encoding NuoM family protein: protein MLLVFLIIIPIIGGIFCVQYEYNNIKKSRWLALFTTILIFLCSILIWLKYFYCINFQIEKNCWNTEFIIPWISNVGINFHLSIDKLSLTMIFLSSILGIISILCSWHHTKEKCGYFYLNLLLMLSGTLGTFLSCDLFLFFCFWELMLIPAYFLIIFWGNPIYSYVKRTKVANRFLIYTQVSSVMMLFSILVLSFSFYKKTHILTFDYNKFVNFSLPFSLEFLIMLGFFIPFIVKIPIFPFHSWLPDLHAVSPTNSSVDISSLLIKVGFYGLLRFNMHLFPKSSYFFSPVAILLGIITVFYASWMAFIETNIKRILAYSSISHMGFILVAIYCNYYLAYQGAILQILFSSFSMAALFILFSQLYQRFHTNNIEKMGGLFACIEWIPSFVLFFIFVNLNFPGTMNFISEMMMLVGIFHTSPFFSYLLIFSLFFSTIYSLNLLHKIFYGPIVHRSLKIRYAIYYDEFLLILFFVLCTLISGLFPKVILHAITF, encoded by the coding sequence ATGTTACTTGTATTTCTAATTATTATACCGATAATTGGTGGTATTTTTTGTGTACAATATGAATATAATAATATTAAAAAATCTCGATGGTTAGCATTATTTACAACTATTTTAATATTTTTATGTTCTATATTAATATGGTTAAAATATTTTTATTGTATTAATTTTCAGATTGAAAAAAATTGTTGGAATACAGAATTTATAATTCCTTGGATTTCCAATGTAGGTATCAACTTTCATTTATCAATAGATAAATTATCTCTTACAATGATTTTTTTATCTAGTATCTTGGGTATTATTTCTATTTTATGTTCCTGGCATCATACTAAAGAAAAATGTGGTTACTTTTATTTAAATTTATTATTAATGCTATCTGGAACATTAGGAACCTTTTTGTCTTGTGATTTATTTTTATTTTTTTGTTTTTGGGAATTGATGTTAATACCAGCTTATTTTTTAATTATTTTTTGGGGCAATCCTATTTATAGTTATGTGAAAAGAACAAAAGTTGCAAATCGATTTTTAATATATACACAAGTTTCTAGTGTCATGATGTTATTTTCAATTTTAGTATTATCATTTTCATTTTATAAAAAAACACATATTTTAACTTTTGATTACAATAAATTTGTTAATTTTTCTCTTCCATTCTCATTAGAATTTTTAATTATGTTAGGATTTTTTATTCCTTTTATTGTTAAAATACCAATCTTTCCATTTCATTCTTGGTTACCAGATTTACATGCTGTTTCTCCTACAAACAGTTCCGTAGATATATCAAGTTTGTTGATTAAAGTTGGTTTTTATGGATTATTAAGATTTAATATGCATTTATTTCCGAAGTCTTCTTATTTTTTTTCTCCTGTTGCAATATTGTTAGGAATTATTACTGTTTTTTATGCTTCCTGGATGGCTTTTATAGAAACAAATATTAAAAGAATTCTTGCTTATAGTTCAATATCACATATGGGATTTATTTTAGTAGCAATATATTGTAATTATTATTTGGCATATCAAGGAGCTATATTACAAATTTTATTTAGTTCTTTTTCAATGGCAGCATTATTTATTTTATTTAGTCAATTATACCAAAGATTTCATACTAATAATATTGAAAAAATGGGTGGATTGTTTGCATGTATTGAATGGATTCCAAGTTTTGTATTATTTTTTATTTTTGTAAATTTAAATTTTCCTGGAACAATGAATTTTATTAGTGAAATGATGATGTTAGTTGGTATATTTCACACATCTCCATTTTTTTCATATTTATTAATTTTTAGTTTATTTTTTTCAACAATTTATTCATTAAATCTTTTACATAAAATTTTCTACGGCCCGATAGTACATCGTTCTTTGAAAATAAGATATGCAATTTATTATGATGAATTTTTATTAATTCTTTTTTTTGTATTATGTACATTAATATCAGGATTGTTTCCAAAAGTAATTTTACATGCTATTACTTTTTAA
- the nuoI gene encoding NADH-quinone oxidoreductase subunit NuoI, with translation MNLKNILLGFFTQLRSLFITAKHMFEKRETRLYPEYPIYLPPRYRGRIVLTKDPDGKDRCVACNLCSAVCPVGCISLQKSQKKSGRWFPKFFRINFSRCIFCGLCEEACPTTAIQLIPDFELGDFNRQDLVYEKEDLSIAGTGKYPKYNFYKQCGVSVFSNDKKDTCIHNIPVNVKDLLP, from the coding sequence ATGAATTTAAAAAATATTTTATTAGGATTTTTTACTCAGTTGCGTAGTCTTTTTATCACTGCAAAACATATGTTTGAAAAAAGAGAAACCCGTTTGTATCCAGAATATCCTATATATCTTCCTCCTAGATATCGAGGTAGAATAGTTTTAACAAAAGATCCAGATGGTAAAGATCGTTGTGTAGCTTGTAATTTATGTTCTGCTGTTTGTCCTGTCGGTTGTATATCTTTACAAAAATCACAAAAAAAGTCAGGTCGTTGGTTTCCAAAATTTTTTAGAATTAATTTTTCGCGTTGTATTTTCTGTGGTTTATGTGAAGAAGCATGTCCAACGACTGCAATTCAATTAATACCTGATTTTGAATTAGGTGATTTTAATAGACAAGATTTAGTTTATGAAAAAGAAGATTTATCTATTGCAGGAACAGGGAAATATCCAAAGTATAATTTTTATAAACAATGTGGTGTTTCTGTTTTTTCAAACGATAAAAAAGACACTTGTATTCATAATATTCCAGTAAATGTAAAAGATTTATTACCTTAA
- the nuoH gene encoding NADH-quinone oxidoreductase subunit NuoH has translation MINLLLKFVNIIHYLINSLSIVFLIIFLGAMLSFVERRLLGLFQNRYGPNRVGWFGILQIFADIIKMLFKEDWVPSFSKSFFFIIAPMISFISLLLVMAIIPINFNCFVINLNIGVLFFLMMASFSIYAILFAGWSSNNKYALLGAVRAVAQTVSYEVFLGLSLMGVVARSQSFNLIDIVNSQKYLWNIFPQFFGFLTFFIASLALCHRHPFDQPESEQELADGYHIEYSGIKFGMFFIGQYISMITVASLMTTMFFGGWYGPYFSGYFWFILKTIFFIIVFILLRAALPRPRYDQILYFGWIICLPLTLLNLIFTAWIILLF, from the coding sequence ATGATAAATTTATTATTAAAATTTGTCAATATAATACATTATCTTATTAATTCATTATCTATAGTATTTTTAATTATTTTTTTAGGTGCTATGTTAAGTTTTGTAGAACGTAGACTATTGGGTTTGTTTCAAAATCGATATGGTCCGAATCGTGTTGGTTGGTTTGGAATATTACAAATTTTTGCCGATATTATAAAAATGTTATTTAAAGAAGATTGGGTACCTAGTTTTAGTAAATCTTTTTTTTTTATTATCGCGCCTATGATTTCATTTATTTCTTTATTATTAGTTATGGCAATTATTCCTATAAATTTTAATTGTTTTGTTATTAATTTAAATATAGGAGTTTTATTTTTTTTAATGATGGCTTCTTTTTCAATATATGCAATTTTATTTGCTGGATGGTCTAGTAATAATAAATATGCATTACTTGGTGCTGTACGTGCTGTTGCACAAACTGTAAGTTATGAAGTATTTTTAGGGTTATCTTTAATGGGTGTTGTTGCTAGGTCTCAATCTTTTAATTTAATAGATATTGTAAATTCTCAAAAGTATTTATGGAATATTTTTCCGCAATTTTTTGGATTTTTAACGTTTTTTATTGCTAGTTTAGCATTATGTCACCGACATCCTTTTGATCAACCAGAATCTGAACAGGAATTAGCAGATGGATATCATATTGAATATTCTGGTATAAAATTTGGTATGTTTTTTATTGGTCAATATATTTCTATGATAACAGTGGCATCATTAATGACAACAATGTTTTTTGGAGGATGGTATGGACCATATTTTTCTGGTTATTTTTGGTTTATATTGAAAACAATATTTTTTATCATAGTATTTATTTTATTACGTGCAGCTTTACCTCGACCTAGGTACGATCAAATTTTATACTTTGGATGGATAATTTGTTTACCTTTAACATTATTGAATTTAATATTTACTGCATGGATCATATTATTATTTTAA
- a CDS encoding NADH-quinone oxidoreductase subunit L, whose amino-acid sequence MNIIYLIILFPILSFLVLQFLHRIFSYRFIIFTGITSILLSTIIAIFLLLYFIHNKLFIIKQKLWLWFILEKYEVNFSLLLDDLSLTFVIMILCIGFLVSIFSIWYMKKKKIAIFFALINFFIANMLILVLSDNFITMYIGWEGVSICSYFLINFYYYSNIVNKSAMQSFIITKIGDLFFISAILTIYFYYHTLNFYDIQFFIKIHLIKYTTILNVITILLLFGAIGKSAQIPLHIWLPKAMVGPTPVSALIHAATMVTAGVYLILRNHDLFIMTPKILNLSGILGSITVLISSIAALFQVDIKKILAYSTMSQIGYMFMALSVGAWYAAVVHLVTHAIFKALLFLSAGALIIQCKNEKNIFYMGNQLWREFPFLYFCFLVGGSSLSSIPILTSGFYSKGSILFYIFKSQNIFFFTIAMLSTCLTTIYIYRLIFIVFHTQSNIIVKKFRFSFLQWCPLIILLVLSTFLGRFCILNISNFFPTPVRVHYFEKLYLECCSSFFIMLSFGISYFLYFTKINIFSKIFKNIFVSVLLNFFVHGFYIFKIYKFIFITPFTKITKYIFYNASNVFLNTLVSIFIVCNKYILSIENGFLSSYMTIILFSIFFITLLIIY is encoded by the coding sequence ATGAATATTATTTATTTAATAATTTTATTTCCAATATTAAGTTTTTTAGTATTACAATTTTTACACCGAATATTTTCGTATCGTTTTATTATTTTTACTGGTATTACCTCAATATTGTTATCTACTATAATAGCAATTTTTTTATTGCTATATTTTATTCATAACAAATTATTTATTATTAAACAAAAATTATGGTTATGGTTTATTTTAGAAAAATATGAAGTTAATTTTTCTTTATTATTAGATGATTTATCATTGACATTTGTTATTATGATTTTGTGTATTGGTTTTTTAGTTTCTATTTTTTCTATTTGGTATATGAAAAAAAAAAAAATTGCAATATTTTTTGCATTAATAAATTTTTTTATTGCAAATATGTTAATACTCGTTTTGTCAGATAATTTTATTACAATGTATATTGGTTGGGAAGGTGTTAGTATTTGTTCATATTTTTTAATTAATTTTTATTATTATAGTAATATTGTAAATAAATCTGCTATGCAGTCATTTATAATTACTAAAATAGGAGATTTATTTTTTATATCAGCAATATTAACTATATATTTTTATTACCATACTTTGAATTTTTATGATATACAATTTTTTATTAAAATTCACCTTATCAAATATACAACAATATTAAATGTGATAACAATTTTGTTGTTATTTGGTGCAATAGGAAAATCAGCACAAATTCCTTTACACATTTGGCTGCCAAAAGCTATGGTTGGTCCTACACCAGTGTCTGCATTAATTCATGCTGCTACTATGGTTACTGCAGGTGTATATTTAATTTTAAGAAATCATGATTTATTTATCATGACTCCAAAAATTTTAAATTTATCGGGTATATTAGGAAGTATTACGGTATTAATTTCTAGCATTGCAGCATTATTTCAAGTAGATATTAAAAAGATATTAGCATATTCTACAATGAGTCAAATTGGGTACATGTTTATGGCTTTAAGTGTAGGAGCATGGTATGCAGCTGTTGTGCACTTAGTTACTCACGCTATTTTTAAAGCATTATTATTTTTATCTGCAGGTGCATTAATTATACAATGTAAAAATGAAAAAAATATTTTTTATATGGGTAATCAATTATGGAGAGAATTTCCATTTTTGTATTTTTGTTTTTTAGTAGGAGGTTCTTCATTATCTTCCATTCCAATTCTGACTTCAGGTTTTTATAGTAAAGGTAGTATTTTATTTTATATTTTTAAAAGTCAGAATATATTTTTTTTCACTATTGCAATGTTATCAACTTGTTTAACAACAATATATATTTATCGATTAATTTTTATAGTATTTCATACCCAATCAAATATAATAGTTAAAAAATTTCGTTTTTCTTTTTTACAATGGTGTCCATTAATTATTTTATTAGTATTATCTACTTTTTTAGGTCGATTTTGTATTTTAAATATATCAAATTTTTTCCCTACACCTGTTAGGGTGCATTATTTTGAAAAATTATATTTAGAATGTTGTTCTAGTTTTTTTATTATGTTGAGTTTTGGAATATCATATTTTTTATATTTTACAAAAATTAATATCTTTTCTAAAATATTTAAAAATATATTTGTATCTGTATTATTGAATTTTTTTGTTCATGGTTTTTATATTTTCAAAATATATAAATTTATATTTATTACTCCATTTACTAAAATAACAAAATATATATTCTATAATGCATCAAATGTTTTTTTGAATACTTTAGTAAGTATATTTATTGTTTGTAATAAATATATTTTGTCTATAGAGAATGGATTTTTAAGTTCTTATATGACAATTATATTATTTAGTATTTTTTTTATAACATTACTGATTATATATTAA
- the folC gene encoding bifunctional tetrahydrofolate synthase/dihydrofolate synthase, giving the protein MQQNQYNKYTSLRNWLSYIKNNSFIHDVFSLEKVIFIAKKLNLLQKYPFIITVAGTNGKGSTSTLLEQIFLDAGYRVGLYTSPHLLYFYERVRINGNTIKNSIIFTTAFEQVELVRGNILLTFFEFITLASFLIFKSFFLDILILEVGIGGRLDATNIFDPNIAVITNIDLDHTLLLGNTRNAIGLEKTGILRYGIPVFYGDIDIPDSVYHISQILKISLNRIPYEWNWNKNINHWNFFDQYGALKKLFIPRIKLSNAAVAIAVARSTNFNVKSLNIVNALKKITLPGRFHIIFYNPYIILDVAHNVNSGKYLLKKLKEFLKSKNNITVYGIIGMSFNKDIKNFISNFLDVIDIWCSAPLKNPRAVSVNILKTFLPKHSIFFLNINQILSVLLKTVNPKDVILVFGSFLIVSEVIKFMRDKFFKK; this is encoded by the coding sequence ATGCAACAAAATCAATATAATAAATATACTTCTTTAAGAAATTGGTTATCTTATATTAAAAATAATAGTTTTATTCATGATGTTTTTTCTCTTGAGAAAGTGATTTTTATTGCAAAAAAATTAAATTTATTGCAAAAGTATCCTTTTATTATTACAGTTGCTGGAACGAATGGTAAAGGTAGTACATCTACTTTATTAGAACAGATATTTTTAGATGCAGGATATCGTGTAGGATTATATACTTCTCCTCATTTATTATACTTTTATGAAAGAGTTCGAATCAATGGAAATACGATTAAAAATTCTATAATTTTTACTACTGCTTTTGAGCAAGTAGAATTAGTTCGTGGTAATATCCTATTAACTTTTTTTGAATTTATTACACTTGCTTCTTTTTTAATATTTAAATCATTTTTTTTAGATATTTTAATTTTAGAAGTTGGTATAGGTGGAAGATTAGATGCTACAAATATTTTCGATCCTAATATAGCTGTTATTACTAATATTGATTTAGACCATACATTATTATTAGGAAATACTAGAAATGCTATTGGATTAGAAAAAACAGGCATTCTTAGATATGGAATACCAGTTTTTTATGGTGATATAGATATTCCAGATTCTGTATATCATATTTCTCAGATTTTAAAAATTTCATTAAATCGTATACCTTATGAGTGGAACTGGAATAAAAATATTAATCATTGGAATTTTTTTGATCAATATGGTGCTTTAAAAAAATTATTTATTCCTCGGATTAAGTTATCTAATGCTGCTGTTGCAATAGCTGTTGCACGATCTACTAATTTTAATGTAAAATCATTAAATATTGTAAATGCTTTAAAAAAAATTACTTTACCAGGTCGATTTCATATTATTTTTTATAATCCATATATTATATTAGATGTTGCACATAACGTAAATTCCGGAAAATATTTATTAAAAAAATTAAAAGAATTTTTAAAAAGTAAAAATAACATTACAGTATATGGGATCATAGGAATGTCTTTTAATAAAGATATTAAAAATTTTATTTCTAATTTTTTGGATGTTATTGATATTTGGTGTTCTGCTCCATTAAAAAATCCCAGAGCTGTTTCAGTAAATATTTTAAAAACTTTTCTACCAAAACATTCTATTTTTTTTCTGAATATTAATCAGATATTATCTGTACTACTTAAAACGGTCAATCCAAAAGATGTGATATTAGTTTTTGGTTCTTTTTTGATTGTTTCGGAGGTGATAAAATTTATGCGTGATAAGTTTTTTAAAAAATAA
- a CDS encoding NADH-quinone oxidoreductase subunit N: MSFSMYPIISLLPFLILIVNVFIILFSIIVYRSHKFVFFTTIIGLNSIFLSLIYLCNFLPINVNELLDINIYSLRYIEIIIFISLFFVSFSYLYLNKFFFYREEFYILFLSSLLGSILVICSNHMIVLFLGMELMSLPIIGLMIYSIFDIESISVMLKYMILSIISSVFMLLGIVLIYSICGNLNFNSIKMYFLTNQIQDNKILLLGIGFLLISFFFKLSLFPLHFWVSDVYQYTYSILLFYITTVLKITTFFVLIKLFFYFPYLQSKILYFITEIVAIFSIIFGSIMMLFQQNIKKFIGYSSIIHMGYIIVILLVTNQYDNYYKISIIYFIYYVLSNLGLFSMLFLSELSQNTKNTKINYISYYEGLFWKNPKLTIAITVILFSFLGIPCTLGFIVKFLMIFFITYHNFWFINFAILVNSGLGIYYYLKMILNLYSCKNINHKIIFKKKYKNIEILIIFISMIIFFLGFFPNCIINMIGLHIL; the protein is encoded by the coding sequence ATGTCATTTTCTATGTATCCAATAATTTCCTTATTACCCTTTTTAATTTTAATTGTTAATGTATTTATTATTCTTTTTTCTATAATTGTGTATCGTAGCCATAAATTTGTATTTTTTACTACAATAATTGGATTAAATAGTATTTTTTTATCATTAATATATCTTTGTAATTTTCTTCCAATAAATGTTAATGAATTATTAGATATTAATATTTATTCTTTAAGATATATTGAAATAATTATTTTTATAAGTTTATTTTTTGTTTCTTTTTCTTATTTGTATTTAAATAAATTTTTTTTTTATCGAGAAGAATTTTATATATTATTTTTATCTTCTCTGTTAGGAAGTATTCTAGTTATTTGTTCCAATCATATGATTGTTTTATTTCTTGGTATGGAATTAATGTCATTACCTATTATTGGTTTAATGATATATTCTATATTTGATATAGAATCTATATCAGTGATGTTAAAATATATGATATTATCTATAATATCTTCAGTATTTATGCTATTAGGTATAGTTCTTATATATTCCATATGTGGAAATTTAAATTTTAATAGTATTAAAATGTATTTTTTAACTAATCAAATCCAAGATAATAAAATTTTATTGTTAGGAATAGGATTTTTATTAATATCGTTTTTTTTTAAATTATCTTTATTTCCATTACATTTTTGGGTTTCTGATGTGTATCAATATACTTATTCTATATTGTTATTTTATATTACTACAGTTTTAAAAATAACTACATTTTTTGTACTTATAAAATTATTTTTTTATTTTCCATATTTACAGTCTAAGATTTTGTATTTTATTACAGAAATAGTTGCGATATTTTCAATCATCTTTGGAAGTATTATGATGTTATTTCAACAAAATATAAAAAAGTTTATTGGATATTCTTCTATTATTCATATGGGATATATTATAGTTATATTATTAGTAACAAATCAATATGATAATTATTACAAAATTTCCATAATATACTTTATTTATTATGTACTCAGTAATCTTGGCTTATTTAGTATGTTATTTTTATCAGAATTATCACAAAATACAAAAAATACTAAAATTAATTATATATCTTATTACGAAGGTTTGTTTTGGAAAAATCCAAAATTAACTATTGCAATTACTGTTATTTTATTTTCTTTTTTAGGTATTCCATGTACATTAGGTTTTATTGTGAAATTTTTAATGATTTTCTTCATTACATACCATAATTTTTGGTTTATAAATTTTGCTATTTTAGTAAATTCAGGATTAGGTATATATTATTATTTAAAAATGATATTAAATTTATATTCTTGTAAAAATATTAACCATAAAATAATTTTTAAAAAAAAATATAAAAACATTGAAATATTGATAATTTTCATTAGTATGATAATTTTTTTCTTGGGATTTTTTCCAAATTGTATCATAAATATGATTGGTTTACATATATTATAG
- a CDS encoding TerC family protein, which translates to MNIFNQLVLWMIFFVVIILTFLCSNYIQIKYFYTLNTLKKSYFFLLFWIFSTFIFTFLIWIYYFLYFNQNIANTILTSFFLSFGIEQILSLDNVLIWILLFKYFMIPINYQKKVLMYGILVSFIFRMLLILISYWFILRWNWIIFIFGIILLFSGIEMLLVHKNNDKKSFKKDIFFLLLVKIFRITNRLYGDKFFVYKEKFLYITPLLVSLIMIEISDIIFAVDSVPIILSFVQNLFIVISSNIFSILILRSIYFILSNFIYKRKYIQYILSIMIIIISLNIIFSNYIYVLENMTSVIITIIFMILLIYNFSIKNIFT; encoded by the coding sequence TTGAATATATTTAATCAATTAGTACTATGGATGATATTTTTCGTTGTTATTATATTGACTTTTTTGTGTAGTAATTATATTCAAATAAAATATTTTTATACATTAAATACATTAAAAAAATCTTATTTTTTTTTGTTATTTTGGATTTTTTCAACATTTATTTTCACTTTTTTAATTTGGATATATTATTTTTTATATTTTAATCAGAATATAGCAAATACAATATTAACTTCTTTTTTTTTAAGTTTTGGTATTGAACAAATACTATCTTTAGATAATGTTTTAATTTGGATACTATTATTTAAATATTTTATGATTCCTATTAATTATCAAAAAAAAGTTTTAATGTATGGAATATTAGTTTCTTTTATATTTAGAATGTTATTAATTTTGATTAGTTATTGGTTTATACTACGTTGGAATTGGATTATTTTTATTTTTGGAATCATATTATTATTTTCTGGTATAGAAATGCTTCTTGTACATAAAAATAATGATAAAAAAAGTTTTAAAAAAGATATTTTTTTTCTCTTATTGGTAAAAATATTTCGTATAACAAATCGTTTATATGGAGATAAATTTTTTGTTTATAAAGAAAAATTTTTATATATTACACCATTATTAGTTTCTTTAATTATGATTGAAATTAGTGATATTATTTTTGCGGTAGATAGTGTTCCAATTATTTTATCCTTTGTGCAAAATTTATTTATTGTTATTTCATCTAATATTTTTTCTATTTTAATCTTGCGATCTATTTATTTTATATTATCTAATTTTATTTACAAAAGAAAATATATTCAATATATTTTATCAATCATGATAATTATTATTTCATTAAATATTATCTTTTCAAATTATATTTATGTTTTAGAAAATATGACCTCTGTAATTATTACTATAATATTTATGATACTATTAATTTATAATTTTAGTATAAAAAATATATTTACATAG
- the nuoK gene encoding NADH-quinone oxidoreductase subunit NuoK: MISLFHFFAVSFILLFIGFTTFIINKNIFFIFIGLEVIINAIALLFIAVGKYWNHIDGQIMYILLITLSAIEASISLILLIRLYRKKYTLNINKLNEKCE; this comes from the coding sequence ATGATATCTTTATTTCATTTTTTTGCTGTTTCTTTTATATTATTATTTATAGGATTTACTACATTTATTATTAATAAAAATATATTTTTTATTTTTATTGGATTGGAAGTTATTATCAACGCTATTGCTTTATTATTTATTGCTGTTGGAAAATATTGGAATCATATTGATGGTCAAATTATGTATATATTATTAATTACTTTATCTGCTATTGAAGCTAGTATTAGTTTGATATTACTAATACGATTGTATCGTAAAAAGTATACTCTCAATATTAATAAATTAAATGAGAAATGTGAATGA
- a CDS encoding NADH-quinone oxidoreductase subunit J, which yields MSFLISCFLILTIIFTILSAFQNSIMYSLFYLGISIVTTSAVFFLLGDYLIGSLQIIIYSGAIIVLFIFVIMMFNIEHKIKKRYFFLNYFRCFLFIISIFLIFFFLFFNILFYLRYKQVVVLIDNLHTLGIVLFQPYILITECLSILLLSALIIVLLISKNDLVSLKLSKDRI from the coding sequence ATGTCATTTTTGATTTCTTGTTTTTTAATTTTAACGATTATTTTTACAATATTATCAGCGTTTCAAAATTCTATTATGTATTCATTGTTTTATCTTGGTATATCTATTGTAACAACATCTGCGGTATTTTTTTTGTTAGGGGATTATTTAATAGGATCGTTACAAATTATCATTTATTCTGGAGCTATTATAGTTTTATTTATTTTTGTGATTATGATGTTTAATATAGAACATAAAATAAAAAAAAGATATTTTTTTTTGAATTATTTTAGATGCTTTTTATTTATAATTTCAATATTTTTAATTTTCTTTTTTTTATTTTTCAATATATTATTTTATTTACGTTATAAACAGGTGGTTGTTCTCATTGATAATTTACACACATTAGGAATAGTTTTATTTCAACCATATATTTTAATTACTGAATGTCTTTCAATATTATTATTGTCAGCTTTAATAATTGTTCTTTTAATTTCTAAAAATGATTTAGTTTCTTTAAAGTTATCAAAGGATAGAATATGA